One genomic segment of Rubritalea squalenifaciens DSM 18772 includes these proteins:
- a CDS encoding rhodanese-like domain-containing protein, with protein MASTIPDPQYTNELSVQRCRELLASPKAPLLIDCREIHEYEFCRLDQAVLVPLSLFQGNAEAEIPASDTPVIIYCHHGVRSLHATFYLRDQGYSHVFSMQGGIDAWSVEIDPDVPRY; from the coding sequence ATGGCATCAACCATTCCTGATCCCCAGTATACCAACGAGCTCTCTGTGCAAAGGTGCAGGGAGCTTTTAGCTTCCCCGAAGGCTCCCCTACTGATCGACTGCCGGGAAATCCATGAATACGAATTCTGCCGGCTTGATCAGGCAGTCCTCGTCCCCCTCTCCCTGTTTCAGGGGAATGCCGAGGCTGAGATCCCAGCCAGCGACACCCCGGTAATCATCTACTGTCACCACGGCGTCCGCTCGCTGCACGCCACCTTCTACCTGCGCGACCAAGGCTACAGCCACGTCTTCTCCATGCAGGGAGGCATCGATGCCTGGTCGGTAGAAATCGACCCTGATGTCCCTCGTTATTAA